In Carassius gibelio isolate Cgi1373 ecotype wild population from Czech Republic chromosome B13, carGib1.2-hapl.c, whole genome shotgun sequence, one genomic interval encodes:
- the LOC127970654 gene encoding cytochrome c oxidase assembly protein COX15 homolog, translating to MVLPVLRLALSCSCQTAGRNIQRTPLRQWLLRRGQTTVTSVRTGAIPNAASDRVLGRWLLGCSGLVLGAVVLGGVTRLTESGLSMVDWHLVKEMKPPQTQAEWENEFSKYKQFPEFKIMNHDMTLTEFKFIFYMEWGHRMWGRLVGLAYILPTVYFWKRGYFSRSMKPRVLGLCGFVVFQGLLGWYMVKSGLEEKPESYDIPRVSQYRLAAHLGSALLLYCSSLWMGLTLMLPANRIPDSRSFLQLRRFAKVTGGLVFLTALSGAFVAGLDAGLVYNSFPKMGERWIPDDLLAFSPAVKNMFENPTTVQFDHRILGIGSLTAITGLYLFSRRVHLPRRAKIAIGCLTAMAYTQVVLGISTLLLYVPTSLAATHQSGSVALLTFAIWVLAELRKVVK from the exons ATGGTGCTGCCAGTACTCAGACTTGCCTTGTCGTGTAGCTGTCAAACTGCGGGGAGAAATATACAG CGAACCCCTCTGAGACAGTGGCTGCTGAGGAGAGGACAGACCACGGTGACGTCAGTCCGGACGGGGGCGATCCCAAACGCCGCGAGCGATCGAGTGCTGGGCCGCTGGCTGCTGGGCTGCAGTGGGCTGGTGCTGGGCGCCGTGGTCCTGGGGGGGGTCACCAG ACTGACGGAGTCCGGTCTGTCTATGGTTGACTGGCATTTAGTGAAGGAGATGAAGCCTCCGCAGACTCAAGCCGAGTGGGAAAACGAGTTCTCCAAGTACAAACAGTTCCCAGAGTTCAAAAT TATGAATCATGACATGACTCTGACAGAGTTTAAGTTCATCTTCTACATGGAGTGGGGTCACCGCATGTGGGGCCGGCTGGTTGGATTAGCTTACATTCTTCCTACAGTGTATTTCTGGAAGCGAGGATACTTCAGCCGCTCCATGAAGCCTCGTGTTTTGGGTCTGTGTGGCTTTGTTGTCTTCCAG GGGCTCCTGGGATGGTACATGGTGAAGAGTGGTCTGGAGGAGAAACCCGAGTCGTACGACATTCCCCGTGTGAGTCAGTACAGGCTGGCGGCTCATCTGGGCTCCGCTCTGCTGCTGTACTGCTCCAGTCTCTGGATGGGACTCACTCTCATGCTGCCTGCCAACAGG ATACCTGACAGCAGGAGTTTTCTGCAGTTAAGGAGGTTTGCTAAGGTTACGGGCGGCCTGGTCTTCCTCACGGCTCTCTCTG GTGCCTTTGTTGCTGGACTGGATGCGGGTTTGGTTTATAACTCTTTCCCAAAGATGGGCGAGCGCTGGATCCCTGATGATCTTCTGGCTTTTTCCCCAGCCGTCAAGAACATGTTTGAAAATCCCACCACGGTTCAGTTTGACCATCGCATTCTG GGCATCGGCTCACTGACCGCCATCACAGGACTCTACCTGTTCTCCAGACGGGTCCATCTGCCCAGACGGGCCAAGATCGCGATCGGCTGTCTCACAGCCATGGCCTATACACAA GTGGTTTTGGGCATCAGTACGCTGCTGCTCTATGTGCCCACCTCGCTGGCCGCCACACATCAGTCCGGATCAGTGGCGCTGCTCACCTTCGCCATCTGGGTCTTGGCTGAGCTGAGAAAGGTGGTCAAGTAA